The proteins below come from a single Streptomyces sp. MRC013 genomic window:
- the gap gene encoding type I glyceraldehyde-3-phosphate dehydrogenase: MTIRVGINGFGRIGRNYFRALLEQGADIEIVAVNDLGDTATTAHLLKYDTVLGRLKAEVTHTADTITVDGHTVKVLSERDPADIPWGGLGVDVVIESTGIFTKKADAEKHIAGGARKVLISAPAKGEDITIVMGVNQDKYDAASHHVVSNASCTTNCVAPMAKVLDENFGIVKGMMTTVHAYTNDQRILDFPHRDLRRARAAAQNIIPTSTGAARATALVLPQLKGKLDGIAMRVPVPTGSVTDLVLELEHEATREEINTAFQKAAEGQMKGILEYTEDPIVSSDIVNWPASCTFDSSLTLVQGRQAKVVGWYDNEWGYAHRLVDLTVFIGERL; encoded by the coding sequence GTGACGATCCGCGTAGGAATCAACGGCTTCGGCCGCATCGGTCGCAACTACTTCCGCGCGCTGCTGGAGCAGGGCGCGGACATCGAGATCGTGGCTGTCAACGACCTGGGTGACACCGCGACCACCGCCCACCTGCTGAAGTACGACACCGTCCTCGGGCGCCTCAAGGCCGAGGTGACCCACACCGCCGACACGATCACCGTCGACGGCCACACCGTCAAGGTGCTCTCCGAGCGCGACCCGGCCGACATCCCCTGGGGCGGGCTGGGCGTCGACGTCGTCATCGAGTCGACCGGCATCTTCACCAAGAAGGCCGACGCCGAGAAGCACATCGCCGGCGGCGCCAGGAAGGTCCTCATCTCGGCTCCGGCCAAGGGCGAGGACATCACCATCGTCATGGGCGTCAACCAGGACAAGTACGACGCGGCCAGCCACCACGTCGTCTCCAACGCCTCCTGCACCACCAACTGCGTGGCCCCGATGGCCAAGGTCCTCGACGAGAACTTCGGCATCGTCAAGGGCATGATGACCACCGTCCACGCGTACACCAACGACCAGCGCATCCTGGACTTCCCGCACCGGGACCTCCGCCGCGCCCGCGCCGCCGCGCAGAACATCATCCCCACGTCCACCGGGGCCGCCAGGGCCACCGCGCTCGTCCTCCCGCAGCTCAAGGGCAAGCTGGACGGCATCGCCATGCGGGTCCCGGTGCCGACCGGCTCGGTCACCGACCTCGTCCTGGAGCTCGAGCACGAGGCCACCAGGGAAGAGATCAACACCGCCTTCCAGAAGGCCGCCGAGGGCCAGATGAAGGGCATCCTGGAGTACACCGAGGACCCGATCGTCTCCTCCGACATCGTCAACTGGCCGGCCTCCTGCACCTTCGACTCGTCGCTGACGCTGGTGCAGGGCAGGCAGGCCAAGGTCGTCGGCTGGTACGACAACGAATGGGGCTACGCGCACCGTCTCGTGGACCTGACTGTCTTCATCGGCGAGCGGCTCTGA
- a CDS encoding phosphoglycerate kinase yields MQTIHTLLERGVEGKRVFVRADLNVPLDGTTITDDGRIRAVLPTVRALAEAGARVVVASHLGRPKGAPDPAFSLRPAAVRLAELLGAPVAFAGDTIGTEAHDTVGGLGAGGVAVLENLRFDAGETSKDDAERAEFAARLAALADVYVGDGFGAVHRRHASVFDLPKLLPAYAGHLIAAEVGVLRKLTDDVERPYAVVLGGSKVSDKLGVIDHLLEKADRILIGGGMAYTFLKAEGHEVGASLLQEDQIPAVREYLDRAEKRGVEFVLPVDVLVSAEFPDLAGKAPAHPATVAADAIPAGQKGLDIGPRTCELYASKLADAATVFWNGPMGVFEHPDYAQGTRAVAQALADSPAFTVVGGGDSAAAVRTLGFDEDAFGHISTGGGASLEYLEGKTLPGLAALED; encoded by the coding sequence ATGCAGACGATCCACACACTTCTCGAGCGGGGAGTCGAAGGCAAGCGGGTCTTCGTCCGCGCCGACCTCAACGTGCCGCTGGACGGCACCACCATCACCGACGACGGCCGCATCCGCGCGGTCCTGCCCACGGTCAGGGCCCTCGCCGAGGCGGGTGCCCGGGTCGTCGTGGCCTCCCACCTCGGCCGCCCCAAGGGCGCGCCGGACCCGGCCTTCTCGCTGCGCCCCGCCGCCGTGCGCCTCGCCGAACTGCTCGGCGCACCCGTCGCGTTCGCCGGCGACACCATCGGCACCGAGGCCCACGACACCGTGGGCGGTCTCGGAGCCGGCGGGGTCGCCGTCCTGGAGAACCTCCGCTTCGACGCGGGCGAGACGTCCAAGGACGACGCCGAGCGCGCCGAGTTCGCCGCCCGCCTCGCCGCACTCGCCGACGTGTACGTGGGCGACGGCTTCGGCGCCGTGCACCGCAGGCACGCCTCCGTCTTCGACCTGCCGAAGCTGCTGCCCGCCTACGCCGGCCACCTCATCGCCGCCGAGGTCGGCGTGCTGAGGAAGCTCACCGACGACGTCGAGCGGCCGTACGCGGTCGTCCTCGGCGGCTCGAAGGTCTCCGACAAGCTCGGCGTCATCGACCACCTGCTGGAGAAGGCCGACCGCATCCTCATCGGCGGCGGCATGGCGTACACCTTCCTCAAGGCCGAGGGCCACGAGGTCGGGGCCTCGCTGCTCCAGGAGGACCAGATCCCGGCGGTCCGGGAGTACCTGGACCGGGCCGAGAAGCGCGGCGTGGAGTTCGTCCTCCCCGTCGACGTGCTGGTCTCCGCCGAGTTCCCGGACCTGGCGGGGAAGGCCCCGGCCCACCCCGCCACGGTCGCCGCGGACGCCATCCCCGCGGGCCAGAAGGGCCTCGACATCGGCCCGAGGACCTGCGAGCTGTACGCCTCGAAACTCGCCGACGCCGCCACCGTCTTCTGGAACGGCCCCATGGGCGTCTTCGAGCACCCCGACTACGCCCAGGGCACCAGGGCCGTCGCCCAGGCGCTCGCCGACTCCCCGGCCTTCACGGTCGTCGGCGGCGGCGACTCCGCCGCCGCCGTCCGGACCCTGGGCTTCGACGAGGACGCCTTCGGCCACATCTCAACCGGCGGCGGCGCCAGCCTCGAATACCTCGAGGGCAAGACGCTCCCCGGCCTCGCCGCACTGGAGGACTGA
- the tpiA gene encoding triose-phosphate isomerase, whose translation MTTRTPLMAGNWKMNLNHLEAIAHVQKLAFALTDKDHDAVEVAVLPPFTDLRSVQTLVDGDKLKIRYGAQDLSAHDSGAYTGEVSGAMLAKLKCAYVTVGHSERRQYHGETDAVCNGKVKAAFRHGLTPILCVGEGLDVRKAGGQVAHTLAQLDGALEGVPAEQAGTIVVAYEPVWAIGTGEVATPEDAQEVCGAIRGRLAELYSREAADGVRIQYGGSVKAGNIAAIMAQPDVDGALVGGASLDPEEFVRIVRFRDQ comes from the coding sequence GTGACCACCCGCACCCCGCTGATGGCGGGCAACTGGAAGATGAACCTCAACCACCTCGAGGCCATCGCCCACGTCCAGAAGCTCGCCTTCGCCCTCACCGACAAGGACCACGACGCCGTCGAGGTCGCCGTCCTGCCGCCCTTCACCGACCTGCGCTCCGTGCAGACCCTGGTCGACGGGGACAAGCTGAAGATCAGGTACGGCGCCCAGGACCTGTCGGCGCACGACTCCGGGGCGTACACCGGTGAGGTCTCCGGTGCCATGCTCGCCAAGTTGAAGTGCGCCTACGTGACCGTGGGCCACTCCGAGCGCCGCCAGTACCACGGCGAGACCGACGCCGTCTGCAACGGGAAGGTGAAGGCCGCGTTCCGGCACGGCCTGACCCCGATCCTCTGCGTCGGCGAGGGCCTCGACGTCCGCAAGGCCGGCGGCCAGGTCGCCCACACCCTCGCGCAGCTCGACGGCGCGCTCGAGGGCGTCCCCGCCGAGCAGGCGGGGACGATCGTCGTCGCCTACGAACCGGTGTGGGCCATCGGCACCGGAGAGGTCGCCACCCCCGAGGACGCGCAGGAGGTGTGCGGCGCGATCCGCGGCCGCCTCGCCGAGCTGTACTCGCGGGAGGCGGCCGACGGGGTCCGCATCCAGTACGGCGGCTCCGTGAAGGCCGGCAACATCGCCGCGATCATGGCGCAGCCCGACGTGGACGGCGCCCTGGTCGGCGGCGCCTCCCTGGACCCGGAGGAGTTCGTCAGGATCGTCCGCTTCCGCGACCAGTGA
- a CDS encoding PH domain-containing protein, which produces MRGESAVRLRPPRNTPDRRAVAWWRTRCLLAATVPTAVPAVLGGLLEPARTWLFAAAGVVAAAGLACAALLPRRWFRANRWEVTDEAVYVRTGLLRQEWRIAPMSRVQTVDTVRGPLERAFRLATVTVTTASARGAVTVPGLDHRLAADLAERLTLTTRDTPGDAT; this is translated from the coding sequence GTGCGGGGGGAGAGCGCGGTGCGGCTGCGGCCGCCGCGGAACACGCCCGACCGGCGGGCCGTCGCCTGGTGGCGCACCCGGTGCCTGCTGGCGGCGACAGTGCCGACGGCCGTCCCGGCCGTGCTGGGCGGCCTCCTGGAGCCCGCCCGCACCTGGCTGTTCGCCGCCGCGGGGGTGGTGGCCGCGGCCGGACTCGCGTGCGCCGCGCTCCTTCCCCGCCGGTGGTTCCGGGCCAACCGGTGGGAGGTGACGGACGAGGCGGTCTACGTCCGCACCGGCCTCCTCCGGCAGGAGTGGCGGATCGCCCCCATGTCCCGCGTCCAGACCGTGGACACCGTCCGCGGCCCCCTGGAGCGGGCGTTCCGGCTCGCCACGGTCACGGTCACCACGGCGTCCGCCAGGGGCGCGGTCACCGTCCCGGGACTCGACCACCGGCTGGCCGCCGACCTCGCCGAGCGGCTGACGCTGACCACCCGCGACACGCCGGGGGACGCGACGTGA
- a CDS encoding RNA polymerase-binding protein RbpA, whose protein sequence is MASGNAIRGSRVGAGPMGEAERGESAPRLRISFWCSNGHETQPSFASDAQVPDTWDCPRCGFPAGQDRDNPPAPPRTEPYKTHLAYVRERRSDADGEAILAEALAKLRGEI, encoded by the coding sequence GTGGCAAGTGGCAACGCGATCCGGGGGAGCCGGGTCGGGGCGGGGCCGATGGGGGAGGCCGAGCGCGGTGAGTCCGCGCCCCGGCTCCGCATCTCCTTCTGGTGCTCCAACGGGCACGAGACGCAGCCGAGCTTCGCCAGCGACGCGCAGGTCCCGGACACCTGGGACTGCCCCCGGTGCGGCTTCCCGGCCGGTCAGGACCGGGACAACCCGCCGGCCCCGCCGCGCACCGAGCCGTACAAGACGCACCTGGCGTACGTCAGGGAGCGCCGCAGCGACGCGGACGGCGAGGCGATCCTGGCCGAGGCGCTGGCCAAACTGCGCGGTGAGATCTGA
- the secG gene encoding preprotein translocase subunit SecG: MGFSIALIVFSLLLMLLVLMHKGKGGGLSDMFGGGMQSSVGGSSVAERNLDRITVVVGLLWVACIVVVGLLVKLEG, from the coding sequence ATGGGATTCTCGATTGCCCTGATCGTGTTCAGCCTGCTGCTGATGCTGCTGGTGCTGATGCACAAGGGGAAGGGCGGCGGTCTCTCCGACATGTTCGGCGGCGGCATGCAGTCCTCCGTCGGCGGTTCCTCGGTCGCCGAGCGCAACCTCGACCGCATCACCGTCGTCGTCGGCCTGCTCTGGGTCGCCTGCATCGTCGTCGTGGGGCTGCTGGTCAAGCTGGAGGGCTGA
- the pgi gene encoding glucose-6-phosphate isomerase — protein MNAESSRPRLTRMPEWAALAEHRERFGTTHLRDLFAADPARGTGYTLRVGDLHLDYSKHLVTDETLALLRRLAEATGVAELRDAMFRGERINTTEDRAVLHTALRAPRDAVVEVDGENVVPGVHAVLDRMAAFSERVRSGAWTGHTGKPVRNIVNIGIGGSDLGPAMAYEALRPHSRRDLTFRFVSNVDGADLYEAVRDLDAEETLFVIASKTFTTVETLTNAASAREWLLDGLKAGQEAVARHFVALSTNAGKVADFGIDTANMFEFWDWVGGRYSYDSAVGLSLMIAIGPDRFREMLDGFRLVDEHFRTAPPEENAPLLLGLLGVWYGAFFDAQSHAVLPYSHHLSRFPAYLQQLDMESNGKSVDRSGLPVDWQTGPVVWGTPGTNGQHAYFQLIHQGTKTIPADFIGFARPVDGLPPRLAAQHDLLMANFFAQTQALAFGKTPEEVRAEGVPEELVPHKTFRGNHPTTTILAEELTPSVLGQLVALYEHKVFVQGAVWNVDSFDQWGVELGKVLAKRIEPVLTRGTGGEDLDSSTAALAAAYRASRAG, from the coding sequence ATGAACGCAGAAAGCAGCCGCCCGAGGCTGACCCGGATGCCGGAGTGGGCCGCGCTGGCGGAGCACCGCGAGCGGTTCGGTACGACACATCTGCGCGACCTGTTCGCCGCCGACCCGGCACGCGGCACCGGCTACACCCTGCGAGTCGGCGACCTCCACCTGGACTACTCCAAGCACCTCGTCACGGACGAGACCCTGGCGCTGCTGCGCCGGCTGGCCGAGGCCACCGGCGTCGCGGAGCTGAGGGACGCCATGTTCCGCGGCGAGAGGATCAACACCACGGAGGACCGCGCCGTCCTCCACACCGCGCTGCGCGCCCCGCGCGACGCCGTCGTCGAGGTCGACGGGGAGAACGTGGTCCCCGGCGTGCACGCCGTCCTGGACCGGATGGCCGCCTTCTCCGAGCGCGTCCGCTCCGGCGCGTGGACGGGCCACACCGGGAAGCCCGTCAGGAACATCGTCAACATCGGCATCGGCGGCTCCGACCTGGGGCCGGCCATGGCCTACGAGGCGCTGCGGCCCCACAGCCGCCGCGACCTGACGTTCCGTTTCGTCTCCAACGTCGACGGCGCCGACCTGTACGAGGCGGTCCGGGACCTGGACGCGGAGGAGACCCTCTTCGTCATCGCGTCCAAGACGTTCACCACCGTCGAGACCCTCACCAACGCGGCCTCCGCCCGCGAGTGGCTGCTCGATGGGCTGAAGGCCGGTCAGGAGGCCGTCGCCCGGCACTTCGTGGCCCTGTCGACCAACGCGGGGAAGGTCGCGGACTTCGGCATCGACACGGCGAACATGTTCGAGTTCTGGGACTGGGTCGGCGGACGCTACTCGTACGACTCCGCCGTCGGCCTCTCCCTGATGATCGCCATCGGCCCGGACCGGTTCCGCGAGATGCTCGACGGCTTCCGGTTGGTGGACGAGCACTTCCGCACCGCCCCGCCGGAGGAGAACGCCCCACTGCTGCTGGGCCTCCTCGGCGTCTGGTACGGCGCGTTCTTCGACGCCCAGTCGCACGCGGTGCTGCCGTACTCGCACCACCTGTCCAGGTTCCCGGCCTACCTCCAGCAGCTCGACATGGAGTCGAACGGCAAGTCCGTGGACCGCTCCGGCCTGCCGGTCGACTGGCAGACCGGCCCGGTGGTCTGGGGCACGCCCGGCACGAACGGCCAGCACGCCTACTTCCAGCTGATCCACCAGGGCACGAAGACGATCCCGGCCGACTTCATCGGCTTCGCCCGGCCCGTCGACGGCCTGCCACCCCGCCTCGCGGCCCAGCACGACCTGCTGATGGCCAACTTCTTCGCCCAGACGCAGGCGCTCGCCTTCGGCAAGACCCCCGAGGAGGTGCGGGCGGAGGGCGTCCCCGAGGAACTCGTGCCGCACAAGACGTTCCGCGGCAACCACCCGACGACCACGATCCTCGCCGAGGAGCTGACCCCGTCGGTGCTGGGCCAGCTGGTCGCCCTGTACGAGCACAAGGTCTTCGTCCAGGGCGCGGTCTGGAACGTTGACTCCTTCGACCAGTGGGGCGTCGAGCTGGGCAAGGTCCTCGCCAAGCGGATCGAGCCCGTCCTGACGCGGGGGACCGGCGGCGAGGACCTCGACAGCTCCACGGCGGCCCTGGCCGCCGCCTACCGGGCGTCGCGGGCGGGGTGA